One stretch of Tepiditoga spiralis DNA includes these proteins:
- a CDS encoding aspartate ammonia-lyase, protein MRIEEDFLGKKEIEDTYYGIHTIRATENFPRTNETFDEYFIESYFQIKKACTTLNNKLGYLSNEKSKAIKKACDEKFLYEYIIVDPLSGGAGTSVNMNVNEVIANRATELLGGKLGEYIVDPLQDVNMHQSTNDTFVTAGKMAVIKNLQTLVEKVILLQNEIQKKEKEYYSVKKIARTQLMDAVPILFGQTFGAWADALSRDRWRLYKVEERVRSINLGGTAVGNGVGAPRDYILKIVDELKKVSGVKIAKAENLIDNTQNLDVFVEVHGLLKALSVNLLKISNDIRLLGSGPNTSIGEIILPKIQGGSSIMPGKINPVIPEYVIQLCYSVFAHDSMITNCTANGTLELNHLSPTIVHHTLKSFKYLINSLESLTKYIKLIKVNEKKCRENLEKSTSLLTPLIEEFGHDELSKIIKSNDYVLKDIIKEVSKTFNLTEEEVIEKIDIQNITGLGKK, encoded by the coding sequence ATGAGGATTGAAGAAGATTTTTTAGGAAAAAAAGAAATAGAAGATACTTATTATGGTATTCATACAATCAGAGCTACTGAAAACTTTCCAAGAACAAATGAAACATTTGATGAATACTTTATAGAATCATATTTTCAAATAAAAAAAGCATGTACTACATTGAATAATAAACTTGGATATCTTTCAAATGAAAAAAGTAAAGCAATAAAAAAAGCATGTGATGAAAAATTTTTGTATGAATATATAATTGTAGATCCTTTGTCTGGTGGAGCTGGAACTTCAGTCAATATGAATGTAAATGAAGTTATAGCAAATAGAGCAACAGAACTTTTAGGTGGAAAACTTGGTGAATACATTGTAGATCCATTACAAGATGTAAATATGCATCAATCGACGAATGATACGTTTGTTACTGCAGGAAAAATGGCAGTGATAAAAAATTTACAAACTTTAGTAGAAAAGGTTATATTACTTCAAAATGAAATACAGAAAAAAGAAAAAGAGTATTATAGTGTAAAAAAAATTGCAAGAACTCAATTAATGGATGCAGTGCCAATTTTATTTGGCCAAACATTTGGAGCATGGGCTGATGCTCTTTCAAGAGATAGGTGGAGACTTTATAAAGTAGAAGAAAGAGTAAGAAGTATAAACTTAGGTGGAACAGCCGTTGGAAATGGAGTTGGTGCACCAAGAGATTATATTTTAAAAATAGTGGATGAATTAAAAAAAGTATCTGGTGTAAAAATTGCTAAAGCAGAAAATTTAATAGACAACACACAAAATTTAGATGTTTTTGTAGAAGTTCATGGTTTATTAAAAGCTCTTTCTGTAAATTTATTAAAGATTTCAAATGATATAAGACTCTTAGGAAGTGGACCAAATACATCGATTGGAGAAATTATTTTACCAAAGATTCAAGGTGGAAGTTCTATAATGCCTGGGAAGATAAATCCTGTTATACCTGAATATGTTATACAACTTTGTTATTCTGTTTTTGCACACGATTCTATGATAACAAATTGTACAGCAAATGGAACTTTAGAATTGAATCATTTATCTCCAACTATAGTTCATCATACTTTAAAAAGTTTTAAGTATTTAATTAACTCTTTAGAATCATTAACAAAATACATAAAATTAATAAAGGTTAATGAAAAGAAGTGTAGAGAAAATTTAGAAAAATCGACATCGTTATTAACTCCATTGATAGAGGAGTTTGGGCATGATGAATTATCTAAAATAATAAAAAGCAATGATTATGTATTAAAAGATATAATCAAAGAAGTTTCTAAAACTTTTAATTTAACAGAAGAAGAGGTCATTGAAAAAATTGATATACAGAATATAACTGGGCTTGGAAAAAAGTAA
- the hydF gene encoding [FeFe] hydrogenase H-cluster maturation GTPase HydF, which yields MGFGGYRNYVVIAGKRNVGKSSTVNAIMNQDISIVSDHPGTTTDPVYKAFELQPIGPVTFIDTPGIDDEGLLGEMRIKRAKKAFYKADVAVLIVDDLPNEHEFFIMKQFEDMNIPYLIAVNKIDEDKEDIVEYYKNNYDVKVMGFSAKNKINIDEFKKEIVNLIPEEKEISLLPDNIDGGDVVVMVIPIDLGAPKGRLIMPQIVAIRETLDKEAIAVATKERELRYTLDKFKELPKLVVTDSQAVMKVASDVPEEVPLTTFSVLEARHKGDLQTLVKGVKVVERLEDNDTVIIMEGCSHRPLTEDIGTVKIPRWLTNHTGKSLNFKFISGKEFPDPEELENAKLVIHCGGCTLTRKMMLRRIKTVTRLGIPIVNYGVLISYLHGVLERALEPFNEVCYED from the coding sequence ATGGGGTTTGGTGGATATAGAAATTACGTAGTTATTGCAGGAAAAAGAAATGTAGGAAAGTCTTCAACGGTCAATGCTATAATGAATCAAGATATATCGATAGTTTCTGATCATCCGGGAACTACAACTGATCCGGTTTATAAAGCTTTTGAATTGCAACCAATTGGACCAGTTACATTTATAGATACACCAGGTATTGATGATGAAGGATTACTTGGAGAAATGAGAATTAAAAGGGCAAAAAAAGCATTTTATAAAGCAGATGTAGCAGTTTTAATTGTTGATGATTTACCAAATGAGCATGAATTTTTTATTATGAAACAATTTGAAGATATGAATATTCCTTATTTAATTGCAGTCAATAAAATTGATGAAGATAAAGAAGATATAGTTGAATATTATAAAAACAACTATGATGTGAAAGTAATGGGATTTTCTGCAAAAAATAAAATAAATATAGATGAATTTAAAAAAGAAATTGTAAACTTAATACCAGAAGAAAAAGAAATATCTCTTTTGCCAGATAATATAGATGGTGGAGATGTTGTTGTTATGGTTATACCAATAGATTTAGGAGCACCAAAAGGAAGATTAATAATGCCTCAAATTGTTGCAATAAGAGAAACATTAGACAAAGAAGCCATTGCAGTTGCAACTAAAGAAAGAGAATTGAGATATACACTCGATAAATTCAAAGAACTTCCCAAATTAGTAGTAACAGATTCACAAGCTGTTATGAAAGTTGCTTCAGATGTACCAGAAGAAGTTCCTTTAACAACTTTTTCAGTTCTTGAGGCGAGGCATAAAGGAGATTTACAAACCTTAGTAAAAGGTGTAAAAGTAGTGGAAAGACTTGAAGATAATGATACGGTTATTATCATGGAAGGGTGTTCACACAGGCCATTAACTGAAGATATAGGAACTGTTAAAATTCCAAGATGGCTTACAAATCATACTGGTAAGTCTTTGAACTTTAAATTCATATCTGGAAAAGAATTTCCAGATCCAGAAGAACTTGAAAATGCTAAGTTAGTAATTCACTGTGGTGGATGTACACTCACAAGAAAAATGATGCTCAGAAGAATAAAAACAGTAACAAGATTAGGTATTCCAATAGTTAATTATGGTGTATTAATTTCTTACTTGCATGGTGTACTCGAAAGAGCATTAGAACCTTTTAATGAGGTGTGCTATGAGGATTGA
- the hydE gene encoding [FeFe] hydrogenase H-cluster radical SAM maturase HydE gives MFSKIYENANKKIKCILDNFSKNETIEKEDIIYILNLKEVREREIIFQASEIIKNKYTSGYISVKGVIEFTNYCKKNCTYCGIRRENKNINRYRMSIEEIIETSKNAAKWGLDTIILQGGEDLFFTDDMMISIIKQIKKETKLPVSISIGERPLESYRKFKRAGAIRSLLKHEAINKKIFDEVHPDKDYENRINLLRYMNILGYVAGSGNIIGLPKQTIEDIADDIIFMRDEKIKMIGIGPLIPSKNTPLENYKIGSADITLNAYAATRFAIPRVQLPTTTALGTISEELQFKAFEAGCNVIMVNITPDIYRKNYNIYDNKRKVEFFETISKIKNLGFKLSPITEKAIIKSN, from the coding sequence ATGTTTTCAAAAATATATGAAAATGCAAATAAAAAAATAAAATGCATTTTAGATAATTTTTCTAAAAATGAAACAATAGAAAAAGAAGATATAATATACATATTAAATTTAAAAGAAGTAAGAGAAAGAGAAATAATCTTTCAAGCTTCAGAAATAATAAAAAATAAATATACATCTGGATATATAAGTGTAAAAGGAGTAATTGAATTTACTAATTATTGTAAAAAAAACTGTACGTATTGTGGAATAAGAAGAGAAAATAAAAATATAAATAGATATAGAATGTCTATTGAAGAAATTATTGAAACATCAAAAAATGCAGCTAAATGGGGTCTTGATACAATAATTCTTCAAGGTGGTGAAGATTTATTCTTCACTGATGATATGATGATAAGTATAATAAAACAAATAAAAAAAGAAACAAAGTTACCTGTATCCATATCAATAGGAGAAAGACCGCTAGAATCTTATAGAAAATTCAAAAGAGCTGGTGCAATAAGATCACTTTTAAAACATGAAGCAATAAACAAAAAAATTTTTGATGAAGTTCATCCAGATAAAGATTATGAAAATAGAATAAATTTATTGAGGTATATGAATATATTGGGATATGTTGCTGGATCTGGAAATATAATTGGATTACCAAAACAAACGATTGAAGATATAGCAGATGACATAATATTTATGAGAGATGAAAAAATAAAAATGATTGGGATAGGACCATTGATTCCATCTAAAAATACTCCATTAGAAAATTATAAAATTGGGAGCGCTGACATAACTTTAAATGCTTATGCAGCAACCAGATTTGCAATACCAAGAGTTCAATTGCCAACTACAACTGCTCTTGGAACGATATCAGAAGAACTTCAATTTAAAGCTTTTGAAGCTGGATGTAATGTAATAATGGTTAATATTACACCAGATATATATAGAAAAAATTATAATATTTATGATAATAAAAGAAAAGTAGAATTTTTTGAAACTATAAGTAAAATAAAGAATTTAGGTTTTAAATTATCACCGATAACAGAAAAAGCAATTATAAAAAGTAATTAG